A window of the Amycolatopsis solani genome harbors these coding sequences:
- a CDS encoding helical backbone metal receptor produces the protein MTSLVDDLGEPVPLSGPASRIVSLVPSLTEAVEVSAPGRLAGVTDYCTHPSTLDVPRVGGSKYPKLDRVLDLAPDLVLANSEENRPEDVERLRANGIPVWVMAASASVPAALASLRRILTQACELDEPDWLVSAEELWRETRPVRFHAVVPVWRKPWIVLGRDTFGGDVLRRVGVANVYAGSDERYPRPDVAELRAHLSADADLLVLPDEPYLFTEDDGPDHFPGARYVLISGRHLTWYGPSLVEAHAALTAALRAE, from the coding sequence ATGACCTCTCTCGTCGACGACCTCGGGGAGCCGGTGCCGCTGTCCGGCCCGGCTTCGCGCATCGTGTCGCTCGTGCCGTCGCTGACCGAAGCGGTCGAGGTGAGCGCGCCGGGGCGCCTGGCCGGCGTCACGGACTACTGCACGCATCCGTCCACTTTGGACGTCCCGCGGGTGGGTGGGTCCAAGTACCCGAAGCTCGACCGGGTGCTGGACCTCGCGCCGGACCTCGTGCTGGCCAACTCGGAGGAGAACCGCCCGGAGGACGTGGAACGCCTGCGCGCCAACGGGATCCCGGTCTGGGTGATGGCCGCGTCGGCGTCCGTGCCCGCCGCGCTGGCGTCGCTGCGGCGGATCCTCACGCAGGCGTGCGAGCTGGACGAACCGGACTGGCTGGTGTCGGCGGAGGAACTCTGGCGCGAGACCCGGCCGGTGCGCTTCCACGCGGTGGTCCCGGTCTGGCGCAAACCGTGGATAGTCCTGGGCCGCGACACCTTCGGCGGCGACGTCCTGCGCCGCGTCGGCGTGGCGAACGTCTACGCGGGGTCGGACGAGCGCTACCCACGGCCGGACGTGGCGGAGCTGCGGGCGCACTTGAGCGCGGACGCGGACCTGCTGGTGCTGCCGGACGAGCCGTACCTGTTCACCGAGGACGACGGGCCGGACCACTTCCCGGGCGCGCGGTACGTGCTGATCTCGGGGCGGCACCTGACGTGGTACGGACCTTCGCTGGTGGAGGCGCACGCCGCGCTGACGGCGGCGCTGCGGGCGGAATGA
- a CDS encoding MBL fold metallo-hydrolase, with product MLNEVADGVWVRQSGWVWSNTTVIRADHGLVVVDPGIEGAELDALADDLDRLGEPVVAGFCTHPHWDHLLWHPRFGDVPRYATAACAQVAGEVRERAQAMAAETAEDVPLDLVALLTPLPSGGGPIPGEVVEHDAHAVGHAAVLLADRGVLLAGDMLSDVLIPLLDPRRTGQQEAYEAALDRLDKAAEHVDVLVPGHGAVARNDEIAARFAVDRAYLEALRRGEEPADERWGKRR from the coding sequence ATGCTGAACGAGGTGGCCGACGGGGTCTGGGTGCGGCAAAGCGGCTGGGTCTGGAGCAACACCACCGTCATCCGCGCCGACCACGGCCTGGTCGTGGTCGACCCCGGCATCGAAGGCGCCGAGCTGGACGCGCTCGCCGACGACCTCGACCGGCTCGGCGAACCGGTGGTCGCCGGGTTCTGCACGCACCCGCACTGGGACCACCTGCTCTGGCACCCCCGCTTCGGCGACGTGCCGCGCTACGCCACCGCCGCCTGCGCGCAGGTCGCCGGCGAAGTTCGCGAGCGGGCCCAGGCGATGGCGGCCGAGACCGCCGAGGACGTTCCGCTCGACCTCGTCGCCCTGCTCACCCCGCTGCCGTCCGGCGGCGGGCCGATACCGGGTGAGGTAGTCGAGCACGACGCGCACGCCGTCGGGCACGCCGCGGTCCTGCTCGCGGACCGCGGCGTCCTGCTGGCCGGGGACATGCTCTCCGACGTCCTCATCCCGCTCCTCGACCCGCGCCGTACCGGGCAGCAGGAGGCCTACGAGGCCGCTCTCGATCGGCTGGACAAGGCCGCCGAGCACGTCGACGTCCTCGTTCCGGGCCACGGCGCCGTGGCCCGGAACGACGAGATCGCGGCCCGGTTCGCCGTCGACCGCGCCTACCTCGAAGCGCTGCGACGCGGCGAAGAGCCGGCCGACGAGCGCTGGGGGAAACGCCGGTAG
- a CDS encoding RNB domain-containing ribonuclease: protein MIRTHSAGGDFGPLRAEFSLPESFGPDVLAEAEAAVLDPLAEPREDATELPFVTIDPPGSKDLDQAMVVEKTARGFRVHYAIADLAAFVPPGGALDRESRLRGQTLYLPDGNVPLHPPVLSEGAASLLPGEVRPAVLWTIETDEAGEPTSTRVRRALVRSTEQFDYETVQAALDAGKPHPSVAALPELGRRRRELAVRRGAVELQLPEQEISGNPDGGWVLARRPRTVVDAWNAEISLLTGMAAARIMIDARVGVLRTLPDPEPEAVDWLRRSADALGIAWAPETTVSEFLSALDPGQPASMALYADTTRLLRGAGYTAFDGELPALTTHAGIGGAYAHVTAPIRRLVDRFATEICLAVSAGREVLAWVRAALADVPERMSASDTLAAKVERACIDQVEAWVLAEHVGGEFSAVVLRADENKAEILVEDPTVMAKCAGEKLTAGERIAVRLTAVDVEQRKVSFERA, encoded by the coding sequence GTGATCAGGACACACTCGGCGGGCGGGGACTTCGGGCCCCTGCGCGCCGAGTTTTCGCTGCCGGAGTCGTTCGGGCCGGACGTGCTGGCCGAAGCGGAGGCGGCGGTCCTCGACCCGCTCGCCGAGCCTCGCGAAGACGCGACCGAGCTGCCGTTCGTCACCATCGACCCGCCCGGGTCCAAGGACCTCGACCAGGCGATGGTCGTGGAGAAGACCGCGCGCGGCTTCCGCGTGCACTACGCGATCGCCGACCTCGCCGCGTTCGTCCCGCCCGGCGGCGCGCTCGACCGCGAATCACGCCTGCGCGGGCAGACGCTCTACCTGCCCGACGGGAACGTCCCGCTGCACCCGCCGGTGCTGTCCGAAGGCGCCGCGAGCCTGCTGCCGGGCGAGGTCCGGCCCGCGGTGCTCTGGACCATCGAGACCGACGAAGCCGGCGAGCCGACGTCCACGCGCGTGCGCCGCGCGCTGGTCCGGTCCACCGAGCAGTTCGACTACGAGACGGTGCAAGCCGCGCTCGACGCCGGGAAGCCGCACCCGTCGGTGGCGGCGCTGCCCGAGCTCGGGCGGCGGCGGCGCGAACTGGCCGTCCGCCGCGGCGCGGTCGAGCTGCAGCTGCCGGAGCAGGAGATCAGCGGCAACCCGGACGGCGGCTGGGTGCTCGCCCGCCGGCCGCGGACGGTCGTCGACGCCTGGAACGCCGAGATCTCGCTGCTCACCGGGATGGCGGCGGCGCGGATCATGATCGACGCGCGGGTCGGCGTCCTGCGCACGCTGCCCGACCCGGAACCCGAGGCCGTCGACTGGCTGCGCCGCTCGGCCGACGCGCTGGGCATCGCCTGGGCACCGGAGACGACCGTGTCGGAGTTCCTGTCCGCGCTGGACCCCGGGCAACCTGCCTCGATGGCGCTCTACGCCGACACGACGCGGCTGCTGCGCGGCGCGGGCTACACGGCGTTCGACGGCGAACTGCCGGCGTTGACGACGCACGCGGGCATCGGCGGCGCGTACGCGCACGTGACGGCGCCGATCCGGCGGCTGGTGGACCGCTTCGCCACGGAGATCTGCCTCGCCGTCTCGGCGGGCCGCGAGGTGCTGGCGTGGGTGCGCGCGGCGCTGGCGGACGTGCCCGAGCGGATGAGCGCGTCGGACACCCTCGCCGCGAAGGTCGAGCGGGCGTGCATCGACCAGGTCGAAGCGTGGGTGCTGGCCGAGCACGTCGGCGGCGAGTTCAGCGCGGTGGTGCTGCGCGCGGACGAGAACAAGGCGGAGATCCTCGTCGAAGACCCGACGGTGATGGCGAAGTGCGCGGGGGAGAAGCTGACCGCGGGGGAGCGGATCGCCGTCCGGCTGACCGCGGTGGACGTCGAGCAGCGGAAGGTGTCGTTCGAACGCGCATGA
- a CDS encoding C40 family peptidase, protein MWLGLIVFVAIGALVVTAVAAKVVIDNQQAQARGVSLTSCDASVGPTQPGQGERGTVDASKLDDEQRGIVAVIISIGKQRSLAPRAWQVAIQAGMTESGLHNLTYGDRDSLGIFQMRPSMGWGTVAQVTDPTYEVNKFYDVLLAVPDWENKRPGDAAQAVERSGFPDRYHKWEPMAATLVENVGQVVDVVACGTGLGQLLPPSQAAAKAISFALGEQGKPYVWGATGPNSYDCSGLMLRAYESAGIILPRVSRDQYHAGALLPVAEAQPGDLIFLATDPSDPNSIHHVMMYLGDGKVVEAQQTGVPVHTRPFRFDEAEVVPQAVRPGV, encoded by the coding sequence TTGTGGCTGGGGCTGATCGTGTTCGTCGCGATCGGCGCACTGGTCGTGACCGCGGTCGCCGCGAAGGTCGTCATCGACAACCAGCAGGCGCAGGCGCGGGGCGTGTCGCTGACCAGCTGCGACGCCTCGGTCGGGCCGACGCAGCCCGGCCAGGGCGAGCGCGGCACCGTCGACGCGTCGAAGCTCGACGACGAGCAGCGCGGCATCGTCGCGGTGATCATCTCGATCGGCAAGCAGCGGTCGCTGGCGCCGCGCGCGTGGCAGGTCGCGATCCAGGCCGGGATGACCGAGTCCGGGCTGCACAACCTCACCTACGGCGACCGGGATTCGCTGGGCATCTTCCAGATGCGCCCGTCGATGGGCTGGGGGACGGTGGCGCAGGTCACCGACCCGACGTACGAGGTCAACAAGTTCTACGACGTCCTGCTCGCGGTGCCGGACTGGGAGAACAAGCGCCCGGGCGACGCGGCGCAGGCGGTCGAGCGCTCGGGCTTCCCCGACCGCTACCACAAGTGGGAGCCGATGGCGGCGACGCTGGTGGAGAACGTCGGCCAGGTCGTCGACGTCGTCGCCTGCGGCACCGGCCTGGGCCAGCTGCTCCCGCCGAGCCAGGCGGCGGCGAAGGCGATCAGTTTCGCGCTGGGCGAGCAGGGGAAGCCGTACGTGTGGGGCGCCACGGGCCCGAACTCGTACGACTGTTCGGGGCTGATGCTCCGCGCGTACGAGTCGGCCGGCATCATCCTGCCGCGCGTGTCCCGCGACCAGTACCACGCCGGCGCGCTGCTGCCGGTCGCCGAGGCGCAGCCGGGTGACCTGATCTTCCTGGCCACGGATCCCTCGGACCCGAACAGCATCCACCACGTGATGATGTACCTGGGCGACGGCAAGGTCGTCGAGGCGCAGCAGACGGGTGTCCCCGTGCACACGCGGCCGTTCCGGTTCGACGAGGCGGAAGTCGTTCCGCAGGCGGTCCGCCCCGGCGTTTAG
- a CDS encoding aldehyde dehydrogenase family protein: MTFPFWVAGKPVTAGATALVRHSYDGSSAGSHYVPSEADVEAAVQAAHDVADEFATLPAHVRAGALDHVSRALGERSEEIAALITAESGKPLKWARGEVGRAVSTFRWAAEEARRFSGELQRLDTDPGGTGRLALVRRVSRGPVLGITPFNFPLNLVAHKVAPAIAVGAPIVLKPAPATPLTALLLGEILASTDLPAGSWSILPVDNETSSRLVEDPRLPVVSFTGSVPVGWAIRDRVPRKHVALELGGNGAVLVCPDWTDLDFAAQRIATFAMYQAGQSCISVQRVYAHSDVFDALQEKVLEQVKALRTGDPRADGVDVGPLISTDAASRVESWVSSAVAAGGRLLTGGGRSGATVEPTVLADVPEDASVMAEEVFGPVVSLVRVASVAEGVSRINASRFGLQAGVFTRDLPTAFEVSAALKVGGVLVGDVPSFRADQMPYGGVKDSGVGREGPASAMADFTEERVTVLTGLTL, translated from the coding sequence ATGACTTTCCCGTTCTGGGTCGCCGGGAAGCCGGTGACCGCCGGCGCGACCGCGCTCGTCCGGCATTCCTACGACGGTTCCTCCGCCGGGTCGCACTACGTGCCGTCCGAGGCGGACGTCGAAGCCGCGGTCCAGGCCGCGCACGACGTCGCCGACGAGTTCGCGACGCTGCCCGCGCACGTCCGCGCCGGCGCGCTGGACCACGTGTCCCGGGCGCTGGGCGAGCGGTCCGAGGAGATCGCGGCGCTGATCACCGCCGAGTCCGGCAAGCCGCTGAAGTGGGCGCGCGGCGAGGTCGGCCGCGCGGTCTCGACGTTCCGCTGGGCGGCCGAGGAAGCCCGCCGGTTCTCCGGCGAGCTGCAGCGCCTCGACACCGACCCCGGCGGCACCGGGCGGCTCGCGCTGGTCCGGCGCGTGTCCCGCGGGCCGGTGCTGGGCATCACGCCGTTCAACTTCCCGCTCAACCTGGTGGCGCACAAGGTGGCCCCGGCGATCGCGGTGGGCGCGCCGATCGTGCTCAAGCCCGCGCCCGCGACGCCGCTGACGGCGTTGCTGCTGGGCGAAATCCTGGCTTCGACGGACCTTCCGGCGGGGTCGTGGTCGATCCTGCCGGTGGACAACGAGACGTCGTCGCGGCTGGTCGAGGACCCGCGGCTGCCGGTGGTGTCGTTCACCGGCTCGGTCCCGGTCGGCTGGGCGATCCGCGACCGCGTCCCGCGCAAGCACGTGGCACTGGAGCTCGGCGGCAACGGCGCGGTGCTGGTCTGTCCTGATTGGACGGACCTCGACTTCGCGGCGCAGCGGATCGCGACCTTCGCGATGTACCAGGCCGGACAGTCGTGCATTTCGGTGCAGCGGGTGTACGCGCACTCCGACGTCTTCGACGCGTTGCAGGAAAAGGTGCTCGAGCAGGTCAAGGCGCTGCGCACCGGCGACCCGCGCGCCGACGGGGTCGACGTCGGCCCGCTGATCAGCACCGACGCGGCTTCGCGGGTCGAGTCGTGGGTGTCCTCCGCCGTGGCCGCGGGCGGACGCCTGCTCACGGGTGGCGGGCGGTCGGGAGCCACGGTCGAGCCGACGGTGCTGGCGGACGTCCCCGAGGACGCGTCGGTGATGGCCGAGGAGGTGTTCGGACCGGTGGTTTCGCTGGTCCGGGTGGCTTCGGTCGCCGAGGGCGTGTCCCGGATCAACGCGTCGCGCTTCGGCCTGCAAGCCGGCGTGTTCACCCGCGACCTGCCGACGGCGTTCGAGGTGTCGGCGGCGCTGAAGGTGGGCGGCGTGCTGGTGGGCGACGTCCCGAGCTTCCGCGCGGACCAGATGCCCTACGGCGGGGTGAAGGACTCCGGCGTGGGCCGCGAGGGCCCGGCGTCGGCGATGGCGGACTTCACCGAGGAGCGGGTGACCGTCCTGACCGGACTGACGCTCTGA
- a CDS encoding AAA family ATPase yields MKIAFVGKGGSGKTTLSSLFVAYLADAGLPVLAIDADINQHLAVALGATEEEALAWPTLGDNMALIKEYLRGDNPRIPDAASMIKTTPPGRGSRLVRPFEDNPVFSACFRQLGGVRLGVTGQFDEDDLGVKCYHSKVGAAELLLNHLVDVDGEYVVMDMTAGADAFASGLFTRFDVTFLVCEPTVRSVGVYRQYADYARDFGVRLVVVGNKVTDAEDVEFLQDQVGGALLGWLSASRHVRAAERGTARPISELEPRNLSTLRSMHAAVDAEHRDWARYQRQAVEFHLRNAHAWAGADLAAQVDPEFVLGPQLVV; encoded by the coding sequence GTGAAGATCGCGTTCGTCGGCAAGGGCGGCAGCGGCAAGACCACGCTCTCGTCGCTGTTCGTCGCGTACCTCGCCGACGCCGGCCTGCCGGTGCTGGCGATCGACGCCGACATCAACCAGCACCTGGCGGTGGCGCTCGGCGCGACCGAAGAAGAAGCACTGGCCTGGCCGACGCTCGGCGACAACATGGCCCTGATCAAGGAGTACCTGCGCGGCGACAACCCGCGCATCCCCGACGCGGCGTCGATGATCAAGACGACCCCGCCAGGGCGGGGCTCCCGCCTGGTCCGGCCGTTCGAGGACAACCCGGTGTTCTCGGCGTGCTTCCGCCAATTGGGCGGCGTGCGGCTCGGCGTCACCGGCCAGTTCGACGAGGACGACCTGGGCGTCAAGTGCTACCACTCGAAGGTGGGAGCCGCGGAGCTGCTGCTGAACCACCTGGTCGACGTGGACGGCGAGTACGTCGTGATGGACATGACGGCGGGCGCGGACGCGTTCGCTTCGGGCCTGTTCACGCGGTTCGACGTGACGTTCCTGGTGTGCGAGCCGACGGTGCGCAGCGTGGGCGTGTACCGCCAGTACGCGGACTACGCCCGCGACTTCGGCGTCCGGCTCGTGGTGGTGGGCAACAAGGTGACGGACGCGGAGGACGTCGAGTTCCTGCAGGACCAGGTCGGCGGCGCGCTGCTGGGCTGGTTGTCGGCGTCCCGCCACGTCCGCGCGGCCGAGCGCGGCACAGCCCGCCCGATCAGCGAGCTGGAGCCCCGCAACCTCTCGACGCTGCGTTCGATGCACGCGGCGGTGGACGCGGAACACCGCGACTGGGCGCGCTACCAGCGCCAGGCGGTGGAGTTCCACCTGCGCAACGCCCACGCCTGGGCCGGCGCGGACCTGGCCGCGCAGGTGGATCCGGAGTTCGTCCTGGGACCGCAGCTGGTGGTCTAG
- a CDS encoding magnesium transporter: MNTVATLAVLLTMAAGWHSLKRRIKEGPRPGRRTPGRKATMFAVMLVLGLQAIATAPAASAAACGEAPNPERPGAGMVGAIDPAEGHGEAGSAYVDYSYAGFVWNTFETNCSGLSLTPPGSTLDTWGGNQLFNLGKNIVGATNSLHYTVLEGGLLNPIYSAVKSGAEKVYNNIYAQLFGLVALVMSIMLFRNIWRGDLAAVSKRALYALAGVWLAASSLAMLRYFDPIDKAIVQTTTNIQAGFVDDSDNRVIRHVLPTNLHNEIVYKNWVRGEFGSPTAPQADQFGRPLLDAQAFTWAQLRNGDDGNQAVIDGKKNAYKDISTKLGPATGYFTGEAGGRTGAGFLSLGQALVYSLFQLLAKASVLLAQVLIRLFALTAPLIGLVALLHPEILRRVLKVAGGVAFNLVVLSVLAGVHALLLQAIFDAGNSLNMLTQMVLAGLITVLLFMVGRPVRRLWQMVEMSVSMVGAAVPSPGGGIFSRFKRNRSGPTPQDEFWQTVRDTDDVVDGEQRGPLGATAGGGRFRPEATIFANAQRLDNASGAARPAAAWSGAWPGAVGGGGAAGALPAGGRPGSPVFGQYNPANGDPGDYVVVGSNGRPTTREESRRVDTSPVADRRWNDEPEPVVVPSDLRAPEAGFNDYPAQDAARAPGVRAQPRRVDPEVVAGKPVFVLYRPSRGIEVREEPRDTDQVMGR; the protein is encoded by the coding sequence ATGAACACCGTGGCGACACTCGCGGTCCTGCTGACGATGGCCGCGGGGTGGCACTCGCTCAAGCGGCGGATCAAGGAAGGCCCGCGGCCGGGCCGCCGCACCCCGGGACGCAAGGCGACGATGTTCGCCGTCATGCTCGTGCTCGGTCTCCAGGCAATCGCGACCGCCCCGGCGGCGAGCGCGGCAGCGTGCGGCGAAGCCCCCAACCCGGAACGCCCCGGCGCGGGCATGGTCGGCGCGATCGACCCCGCCGAAGGCCACGGCGAGGCGGGCAGCGCCTACGTCGACTACAGCTACGCCGGGTTCGTCTGGAACACCTTCGAGACGAACTGCTCCGGGCTGAGCCTGACGCCGCCGGGCTCGACGCTCGACACCTGGGGCGGCAACCAGCTGTTCAACCTGGGCAAGAACATCGTCGGCGCGACGAACTCGCTGCACTACACCGTGCTCGAAGGCGGCCTGCTCAACCCGATCTACAGCGCGGTGAAGTCGGGCGCGGAGAAGGTCTACAACAACATCTACGCCCAGCTGTTCGGGCTGGTCGCGCTGGTCATGTCGATCATGTTGTTCCGCAACATCTGGCGCGGCGACCTCGCCGCGGTCAGCAAACGGGCGCTGTACGCGCTGGCCGGTGTCTGGCTCGCCGCGTCGTCGCTGGCGATGCTGCGGTACTTCGACCCGATCGACAAAGCGATCGTCCAGACCACGACGAACATCCAGGCCGGTTTCGTCGACGACTCCGACAACCGGGTCATCCGGCACGTGCTGCCGACGAACCTGCACAACGAGATCGTCTACAAGAACTGGGTGCGCGGCGAGTTCGGTTCGCCGACCGCGCCGCAGGCCGACCAGTTCGGCCGCCCGCTGCTGGACGCGCAGGCGTTCACCTGGGCGCAGCTGCGCAACGGCGACGACGGCAACCAGGCCGTCATCGACGGCAAGAAGAACGCCTACAAGGACATCTCCACCAAGCTCGGCCCCGCCACCGGCTACTTCACCGGCGAAGCCGGCGGCCGCACCGGCGCGGGCTTCCTCTCCCTCGGCCAAGCCCTCGTCTACTCGCTCTTCCAGCTCCTGGCGAAAGCGTCAGTGCTGCTGGCCCAGGTCCTGATCCGCCTCTTCGCGCTCACCGCGCCGCTGATCGGGCTCGTCGCCCTGCTGCACCCGGAGATCCTGCGCCGCGTGCTCAAGGTCGCCGGCGGGGTCGCCTTCAACCTCGTCGTGCTCTCCGTCCTCGCCGGCGTGCACGCCCTGCTCCTGCAGGCCATCTTCGACGCCGGCAACTCGCTGAACATGCTCACGCAGATGGTCCTCGCCGGGCTCATCACCGTGCTGCTGTTCATGGTCGGGCGGCCGGTGCGGCGGCTGTGGCAGATGGTCGAGATGTCGGTCAGCATGGTCGGCGCCGCCGTGCCGTCGCCCGGGGGCGGGATCTTCTCTCGCTTCAAGCGCAACCGCAGCGGGCCGACGCCGCAGGACGAGTTCTGGCAGACCGTGCGGGACACCGACGACGTCGTCGACGGCGAGCAGCGCGGTCCGCTCGGCGCCACCGCCGGTGGTGGCCGGTTCCGGCCGGAGGCCACGATCTTCGCCAACGCCCAGCGGCTCGACAACGCTTCGGGCGCCGCCCGCCCGGCGGCCGCCTGGTCCGGGGCCTGGCCGGGCGCCGTCGGAGGCGGCGGGGCCGCGGGCGCGCTGCCCGCGGGCGGCCGTCCCGGCTCGCCGGTGTTCGGCCAGTACAACCCCGCCAACGGCGACCCGGGCGACTACGTCGTCGTCGGGTCCAACGGCAGGCCGACCACGCGGGAGGAGAGCCGGCGCGTCGACACCTCGCCGGTGGCCGACCGGCGGTGGAACGACGAGCCCGAGCCCGTCGTCGTGCCGTCCGACCTGCGGGCGCCGGAGGCTGGGTTCAACGACTACCCGGCGCAGGACGCGGCCCGGGCGCCGGGTGTGCGCGCCCAGCCGCGTCGCGTCGACCCGGAAGTCGTCGCCGGCAAGCCGGTGTTCGTGCTGTACCGGCCGTCGCGGGGCATCGAGGTCCGCGAGGAACCGCGGGACACCGACCAAGTCATGGGGCGGTGA
- the gabT gene encoding 4-aminobutyrate--2-oxoglutarate transaminase — protein MTASTTAEPQAPAPRQRRLRTEIPGPVSRELQERRANAVAAGVSSVLPVYVTSASGGLLTDADGNVLIDFGSGIAVTNVGHSAPAVVDRVRKQACWFTHTCFMVTPYEGYVEVCEALAELTPGDHAKKSVLFNSGAEAVENAVKIARTATGRQAVVVFDHAYHGRTNLTMGMTAKSVPYKHGFGPFAPEVYRVPGSYPYRDGLSGPEAAALAIDRIEKQIGGDQVAAVVLEPIQGEGGFIEPARGFLPAISAWCRENGVVFVADEVQTGFCRTGSWFASSDEDVVPDLIATAKGIAGGLPLSAVTGRAELLDAVGPGGLGGTYGGNPIACAAALGSIETMKNEDLASSAKRIENVVLPRLRALAAETGVIGDVRGRGAMLAAEFVKPGSSEPDADLTKRVAAACHRAGVVVLTCGTYGNVVRLLPPLSLADDLLDEGLSVLEHAVRTEVLA, from the coding sequence GTGACCGCAAGCACCACCGCCGAGCCGCAGGCCCCGGCGCCCCGGCAGCGCAGGCTGCGCACCGAGATCCCCGGCCCCGTCTCGCGCGAGCTGCAGGAGCGCCGCGCGAACGCCGTCGCCGCCGGCGTCAGCTCGGTGCTGCCCGTCTACGTCACCTCCGCCAGCGGCGGGCTGCTCACCGACGCCGACGGCAACGTCCTGATCGACTTCGGCTCCGGCATCGCGGTGACCAACGTCGGGCACTCCGCGCCCGCCGTCGTCGACCGCGTCCGCAAGCAGGCGTGCTGGTTCACCCACACCTGTTTCATGGTCACGCCGTACGAGGGGTACGTCGAGGTCTGCGAGGCGCTGGCCGAGCTGACGCCGGGCGACCACGCGAAGAAGTCCGTGCTGTTCAACTCCGGCGCCGAAGCCGTCGAGAACGCCGTGAAGATCGCGCGCACGGCGACCGGGCGCCAGGCCGTCGTCGTGTTCGACCACGCCTACCACGGCCGCACCAACCTGACGATGGGCATGACCGCGAAGTCCGTGCCCTACAAGCACGGCTTCGGCCCGTTCGCGCCCGAGGTCTACCGCGTGCCGGGCTCCTACCCCTACCGCGACGGTCTGTCCGGTCCCGAAGCGGCCGCGCTGGCCATCGACCGGATCGAGAAGCAGATCGGCGGCGACCAGGTCGCGGCCGTGGTCTTGGAGCCGATCCAGGGCGAAGGCGGGTTCATCGAGCCCGCACGCGGCTTCCTGCCCGCGATTTCCGCGTGGTGCCGCGAAAACGGCGTCGTGTTCGTCGCCGACGAGGTCCAGACCGGCTTCTGCCGCACGGGTTCCTGGTTCGCGTCGAGTGACGAAGACGTCGTGCCCGATCTGATCGCGACGGCCAAGGGCATCGCGGGCGGCCTGCCGCTGTCCGCCGTCACCGGCCGCGCGGAGCTGCTCGACGCCGTCGGGCCGGGCGGGCTCGGCGGCACGTACGGCGGCAACCCGATCGCCTGCGCCGCCGCGCTCGGCTCGATCGAGACGATGAAGAACGAAGACCTGGCTTCGTCGGCGAAGCGGATCGAAAACGTCGTGCTGCCGCGGCTGCGCGCGCTGGCCGCCGAGACCGGGGTGATCGGCGACGTCCGCGGGCGCGGCGCGATGCTGGCCGCGGAGTTCGTGAAGCCCGGTTCTTCGGAACCGGACGCCGACCTCACCAAGCGCGTCGCGGCAGCCTGCCACCGAGCCGGCGTGGTGGTGCTGACCTGCGGCACCTACGGCAACGTCGTCCGGCTGCTGCCGCCGCTGTCCCTGGCCGACGACCTGCTCGACGAGGGCCTCTCGGTCCTCGAACACGCTGTCCGCACGGAGGTTCTCGCATGA